CAGAAACGAACAACTACAAGCTCCTTTTCTACAGTGATAAATAATGCAATCGATTTCACACCAACAATGACAAATGCAAGAACGTTTCTAAATTGTTTGCAAACGATCTTGACAGTTGACATAACATATCAGAGTACAGTTCAATTATTTCTACTATATCAAAAGGACTAGGCGATGCATGCATGGATGATTAATCCTAGGACTAGCAGTACATTGTTCTTGTTCCGAGAGACCACTGATCTTGTCGGTATCATACAGTGCAAGTTTTCGCACCGAAATGTAACTTTTTTTTAACACAAGAAGAAACTCTAATCTtaccaaaagaaagaaggaaagaggGAGTCGAACCATTCAAATTTTTTCCTTATcaagagagagaagagaaatTAACTAATGTCTCTACTATTATatgttttggttttgttttgttaaAGCAAAACCCAATGCAACGCAGCTTATATTTCTTCTTAGACACAAATGAAACAACTTTTCAAAGAAAGACACAAATGAAACTGAGTTATATGTCTTTTTGGAACAACATGGTCAATTTCTTGcacaaaattaagaaaaaagaattaaatgGCGAATAATGTGATTCAATCTTAATGAGATAATATAGGCAATAAATCAcatgctatttttttttctcatcattGAAAgctctcctttttcttcactATTCCCTGCCGCGTTTTCGGGAGTCAAAAGTAGTACAGGAAACTGGGAAAGTCAATAGAGCGGAGATCCAATGCACCCCACTTTCGTCAACAATACCATCCTTTTAATCTAAAAGCCAATAAGATTCAGACCGAGTCCCATGTCTCGGACCTTAAAGTAATACTTTGTCCTGCGCTTGACTGTCTAGCTCGAATATGATTGGCCATTGTAATTTGGATGCATCAACAGCAATATAGCAGCTAatggaaaaaaagagagaagatttTTCGGTGCCTCTTTCTTCGTGAAGCATAAAGATGTCCTATGTCCAAGTGCCCATGTCCTAGAAGAAATTTCGAGGCTTCTTGGTTGcaaatttcaatcacctttcCATACTTTCTAGAAAATTGTCCTTTTCTGCAAcactttccttttctctttcttttctaatttttagtaTTACTTGTTTGTATAACACTTTCCTTGACTCAATGCAAAACACATTCCTTTGGTTTCTGTCACGCTGTCCTAGAGAAGAAACTGAAGAAAACAGGAAGTGGTTTCTGCTTGTTCTAAAATCTTGCAGGACCCCGGGAACAAAACAGGCAGAGATTGCAATTCTACTCCCAGAAAAAAAATGGGTAATTCTGGGAATAATCTTCTTGCTGTGATGGCCAAGAACATTGATGTTATAGCTATGTAAGAATgtagtagtaatttatttttcttcaagtTCTAATTTCTTTTTGCCTCGGTTCTTTTTGTAACGCTACTTGCATTACAATGTGATTGTTGCTGCATGCTTCTATATCACGGTAATATTTTTCTACTAAAAGCTGAAACcaagatttgatttttcttctcaaatagttcctttttttttttggctaactAAAATCTGTTTGTTCCTTTTTCAGGCCTGTGATTTCTCTCGTGTATCCTCTGTAAGTCTCTGTCCTTTTGTCAAAAAGTTTGGATCTTTCGTGATTATTTGTTGCATAGTACTTCACATTGCAAATCTTtgaggaagaggaaagaattgcaaaatCACTGCTTAGTTTGTTGCTTAATAGTACAGCTATATTGATCAAATAAGGTAGGTTAATGCCGGTGTTTAGATTGTCCCAGTAAATTTTTCCTTCTGATGTTATTTGAGAATGGATATTCTGCTTTTATGGTAGGAGGGAAAATTAGAGACCCTTTACCTCTCTGCTCCCAAAAGGCATTTGAGATCAGAGTAAAAGTAACATTGAGGGTTGGTGGGCTTGATGGCTGTTACATGTTTATGTTTGAAGGATATCTTTATTTGGTATTATGTGTATTTGTTGCATGGTTCATAGGATGGTAAATGACAATCTAACCTTGTCATTGTGATGTTGACAGGTACGCTTCTATTAGGGCCATAGAGACTAAATCTCGTGCTGATGACAGGCAGTGGTTAACTTATTGGGTTCTTTATTCTCTAATTACTCTGTTCGAGCTTACATTTTTCAAAGTTCTTGAGTGGTAAGTGTGCTGCAAACTCGAGTTTCTTACATCTCTTATACTGCTAAATTATGGTGAATCGGCCTTGGACTGGCTGAACCTGCTGCCAAATGCTTGAAGCTACTAGAACATGATCCACTTCACCGAAGTTACTTATTTCCTATTTTCATTGCCTGGACCAGTCATTTCCAATATTTCAGTCTCATCACCTTGTTTTGTTCATCACATATACAGGGCTGAAGTCCAACAATAGCACTTCCTCTCAGTTACCAAGTGCATAATGCAATTACATCAGATTAAGTAAAATACAGTTGACAGGGGAACGAATaccaaatttatttatttatttatcatgaGATTACTACCTTTATATAGCTCATTAGAAGCAAGTATTATGAGAATATTCATGATTTTACCACCTTAAAGCACGTGTAACCAGTGTAAAATGGAGGAACTGAGTTACAATGGACAAAATATTTCAGCCTAAATTGAGGAACTTCTTTTTGTGCTTCATCGCGTGCATATCCATCGATTCTTCGATATAAAAGCACATTTCATCCCACCGTAAAGACTGACGAGATCACTCTTTGCGTGAATGATGTTTTAACTTGATATTTTCTGTCCTCTCATTTATCCTTAGAGAGTACATGGGAGAAGTTTACAAAGTGAATAACTTTTTGGCtaaaaaaagttgaaagctgagAGGAATTTCCCCCCTTTACATCCTTAATTTTGGTTTGCTTTGCCATAAAAGAATTGCCTGTGTGCTGCTGTAAGAATGTGTTCATGCATGTCTGGATAAAGTATGTTGCTGTTGACCTGCCCTTACTATTTGATTTTCTTGTTGGCATAAGGTTACCCATTTGGCCCTATGCGAAACTGATTGGTATATGCTGGCTAGTCCTACCTCAGTTCAACGGAGCAGCTTATGTTTACGAGCATTTCATTAGACCTTTCTACAGGAATCCACAAGTTAAGATCTGGTATGTACCTCGAAAGAAGGATGTTTTCAGTAAACCAGATGATGTCCTTACTGCTGCAGAAAAATACATTGAAGAAAATGGACCAGAAGCCTTTGAGAGAATGATAGCCAGGGTACGCTAAGCTCTATCCTTTTTCaacattattttctaaaaatgttTGTACCTTAAACGTCTAACTTTGGATTTTAGATTTTGCATTTAGACCAGCTAATTTTTTTGGGCGAGGAAAAACTGGGGAAAAAGGGGGTGAACCCTTGATGTGGAATCTTTAGTAGTGCAGTTTACCAATAGAGAGAGCATGATTGGAAATAAGTTCTTGAATAGTAAAATGTGTCCTGAAGTATCTGACCATGAACATAAATTAGGTACTAATGCTATTCATTTTTCAAAGTTACTACTTGCAATGTTGAGCATCTACAATTACTACAAGTTACTGATCCATTTGTTGTTCATTCATAGCTCACAGTGAATTATAATTACTGCTAACGA
This portion of the Coffea eugenioides isolate CCC68of chromosome 11, Ceug_1.0, whole genome shotgun sequence genome encodes:
- the LOC113754285 gene encoding HVA22-like protein a, with protein sequence MGNSGNNLLAVMAKNIDVIAMPVISLVYPLYASIRAIETKSRADDRQWLTYWVLYSLITLFELTFFKVLEWLPIWPYAKLIGICWLVLPQFNGAAYVYEHFIRPFYRNPQVKIWYVPRKKDVFSKPDDVLTAAEKYIEENGPEAFERMIARADREARARRSNYMIFENDRGYY